A DNA window from Pungitius pungitius chromosome 1, fPunPun2.1, whole genome shotgun sequence contains the following coding sequences:
- the baz2a gene encoding bromodomain adjacent to zinc finger domain protein 2A isoform X3 yields MFSRTMDSNNHFNYDTHSSANSGLKLSPGDSLYTNGSSMSFPQQGKTDMNGEMNVNGVTTVLGSGGVPGSHPPSAPYPHMSNHHQSSMGYDYLWGGHPQYGPAMGSSPGHGMHQKQPAPGMVQPQSQHHFQGHGQYQLNGGVDSSHQPPASGPPNMPLTGSQYWNRSNPGPQQMSYNSHSMYGTYPSQAHPGITQSQQQQHQHQQQQQQQSLQPTPHQPSQQHLHSHRHPHHHHHHQQHQQPQHYGLMPNGMPYYQPQHPSLPSPQQQQQQPSPSLHSPPQSQAPMMPPGAQSFTPSSRGSPQHHSLCRGATGSPLPVGIASTQMMSPPTAQESGSPKGHSRERSPHASNAGLSTVMQGHTKEAVKEVDTSYNGMERASAAHRLPKSSSHAGPDYRQHSERREMASPVRETAVNTPTLSVSSLLSASTKAPTPPQAPECPTSAPGPPPLSPLEVESTPPRLSTPPHVSSTLSPAAPPRLSSSPLMKHGLRPPPLAACETSSKHLSLGSSSSSSLPASPQKSSTPHGSADYMSKPESSDSLTHQATSSLPPSASRPQANVTTAPISSLQQMVQGSKPPPMTSCFSDTPGAQHERSGPPKLTPAASSMRDKTSCAGVAPPLISALGSPTSTPPMVSSTSSSSSPVTSVPKTLLAGSRPDDRASSPQTRAPPAADPGLFPASSSPPAAREGVTIRPPSTLPLLTAQASRTAPLCAPPALVSLTPSVGTSSGVVQSSDSEQHPPNATPPRAPKRSPPPPPKSEHRSPSEERKASASERNGTPEDHPPPPPPQITPSHTAESTETDAPEIQSPKLLTDLPGRPLQTTAPDKSKPTPPEKNHPMERTRVTISPDPYSREVEPLTDDDEEGFTISYAIDGPDSPAPMSRSRMSSSSSSSSILEYESCPRDIVLTDDIVLSDDSVHLYHFAASFVGAPHAEEEPPAGFDATGVSSCSAEDFRGDTLDSAREGETSEAEEAKEGCAVTGEPLLESLSRIDEPSGISRPEAESSPGGHDASDSARRISVNTTGSETTTPPSFKMRDENFIAFSTPAESLAVHPLQAVTDPIVSAGLQKTLRKPRKPRTPKAKLIKSPAPEEAKRKPRARTPKVEKVDANEEGGDKEAAVKGRKRKKSLKVDGKETSDASGEAGPPTGEVDPITATIDAVLASALAFTPTVVKAKKRVKKQDQQGSGAKTAKQDGEKTANDGEDNDDDSSTAGESTRQRRVATEEQVQFPMGHGWKREIRVKKIEERMKGETWYYTPCGRRMKQFPEIVKYLKKHTDSVVGREHFSFSPRMPVGDFYEERETAEGKQWILLANEEVPSMIMAITGRRGRPPNPDKEKPRRVRALKVGQARRPGRPPKPTLMDLLSKVDAKLLKRLEAKEALTEEEKEKLAKIKKKLKRKARMKRREDAKVKKMKVEKNKAKLEQEAQDPKPKAEPADPTAPQAAQPASPAEPKKPGRRRSVKVEAPPPPQQTDEERIAQGKRVLGARSKAKALAKAQAEAEAAAQAALTAKRAAERRAQTQRRLEERKRQQLIAEELKKPIEDMCLTDHKLLPELSRIPGVVLSGKAFAHCLAVVEFLHGYGKIIGLNIPKDVPSLATLQEGLLGLGNGQGEVQDLLIKLMEAALLDPGLPSFYQSVKILGDKLVETELTRSTVSEVLRVFLESHGYETDVCDALRTKTFHALPPDTKAAILGFLVDELNSSNAVTSDIDNTLENMATYRKNKWIIEGKLRKLKAALARRTGRSEEELCFEERRRSARVAEEETLSLEDGGLVSERGSRRVRKEEPKLSDSESPTNASIPELERQIDKLSKRQAFFRKKLLQSSHSMRAVLLGQDRYQRRYLALPHLGGVVVEGPEELLTSGEVLVAEVPVTFLKKEPKVEEIPTPTTPPPTLPSSPSSATSVQPQNSCTEDDSLPGTASLMSTPRGRGRPRKIKPEVELHLRTAKIRRRRRSSARSPGGDAGPGSPGGAPQNLTQAAFQSWLSQSQDAAATTTTTTNGATCAAAGDAPEGNRPEESVKEVAEKQGQWFNLLPKQPCDEDSLTASQIPGSPPKLLPQPAGAPPAIAAPLAQPDPPLPSLTAADLSTPAAPQEVPPALPAAAAPPLPELLQAPAAPAAPPPTTPAKPTRRRRRGSRGSSPARRGARGAAAKRRGRPPSSVFQELEQLYFTQLVVKPIPASMVRGWWWIKDPEELYSTLQALHPRGIREKVLHKHLAKHMESLAEMCNKPIDDPIFESKADEKDLLLEALQQPWQVQEKAMETDVCALQWVEDLEQRVVAADLHLKAAPQSAVNEAESNAETPMAEFQPYTIPDPDSTRGDLQYYEHDADPRDDWIVRTKKEWSGLPRVATHPVDLAVLRLANLERNIERRYLKEPLWNPAEVMRLAPLTPTPGEEHPMDVFSLESEITSRLRTWRQALDRCRSAPQVCLCLLQLEKAIAWERSVTKVNCQVCREGDNDDLLLLCDGCDRGCHMYCLRPKITQVPEGDWFCPTCVAKDECDVQRWSKTRTRVKKRRYEDDSSEDETSARRSGSGGGMATRFKEAATPPSSARHSGEGSAAKRRRMTTRNQPDLTFCEIILMEMEAHSEAWPFLEPVNPRLVPGYRRVVKNPMDFLTMREKLLQGGYASCEEFAADAQLVFNNCELFNEDTSEVGAAGHSMRRFFESRWAEFYSNKDK; encoded by the exons ATGTTCTCCCGAACG ATGGACTCAAATAATCATTTCAACTATGACACGCACTCCTCCGCAAACTCAGGACTGAAACTCTCCCCCGGGGATTCTCTCTATACTAATGGCTCCTCCATGAGTTTTCCTCAGCAGGGCAAGA CAGATATGAACGGCGAAATGAATGTGAACGGTGTCACTACTGTACTCGGGTCCGGCGGGGTTCCTGGTTCACACCCGCCATCAGCTCCTTACCCGCACATGAGCAACCACCACCAGAGCAGCATGGGCTATGACTACCTGTGGGGGGGTCACCCCCAGTATGGTCCAGCTATGGGCAGCTCTCCTGGCCACGGGATGCACCAGAAGCAGCCTGCACCTGGGATGGTGCAGCCTCAGTCACAGCACCACTTCCAGGGCCACGGACAGTACCAGCTGAACGGGGGTGTTGACAGCTCCCACCAGCCCCCCGCGTCGGGCCCACCGAACATGCCCCTTACTGGGAGTCAGTACTGGAACAGGAGTAACCCCGGCCCGCAGCAGATGAGCTACAACTCCCACAGTATGTACGGGACTTACCCGAGTCAGGCACATCCTGGAATAACacaatcacaacaacaacaacaccaacaccagcagcagcagcagcagcagtctctACAACCCACCCCGCATCAGCCGTCACAGCAGCACCTCCACTCCCACCGGcacccacaccaccaccaccaccaccagcagcaccagcaaccGCAGCATTATGGCCTGATGCCCAATGGCATGCCCTACTACCAGCCTCAGCACCCGTCCCTTCCatccccccagcagcagcagcagcagccatcgCCGTCGCTGCACTCCCCGCCCCAGAGCCAGGCTCCGATGATGCCCCCGGGCGCTCAGAGTTTTACTCCTTCTTCGCGCGGCAGCCCCCAGCACCACAGTTTATGCAGAGGGGCCACTGGCAGCCCACTCCCGGTGGGAATTGCCTCGACGCAAATGATGTCACCGCCAACAGCGCAGGAGAGTGGATCACCCAAAGGTCACAGCAGGGAGCGGAGCCCCCATGCTAGCAATGCGGGGCTGTCCACCGTCATGCAAG GCCACACAAAAGAAGCTGTCAAGGAGGTTGATACCAGCTACAACGGTATGGAAAGAGCATCTGCTGCCCATCGGCTACCCAAAAGTTCATCTCACGCGGGACCTGATTACCGTCAGCATTCTGAACGACGGGAAATGGCCTCCCCGGTCAGAGAGACGGCCGTTAATACACCCACCCTGTCAGTGTCGTCTCTGCTCTCTGCATCTACCAAGGCCCCAACCCCTCCTCAGGCCCCTGAGTGTCCCACGTCGGCCCCTGGGCCTCCTCCTTTATCGCCCCTTGAGGTGGAATCTACTCCGCCACGACTCTCAACGCCCCCCCATGTGTCCTCTACTCtatctccagctgctcctcccagACTTTCCTCCTCGCCACTAATGAAGCACGGCCTCAGGCCTCCCCCTTTGGCCGCGTGCGAGACATCCTCCAAGCATCTGTCTTTGgggtcctcctcttcctcctccctgcctGCGTCCCCTCAGAAGTCTTCTACACCTCATGGTTCAGCTGATTACATGTCTAAACCGGAGTCATCAGACTCTTTGACTCATCAAGCCACGTCTTCATTGCCTCCTTCAGCTTCTAGACCTCAAGCAAATGTCACAACTGCACCCATCTCGTCTCTTCAGCAAATGGTGCAAGGGTCCAAGCCACCTCCAATGACCTCTTGCTTCTCTGATACGCCTGGAGCTCAGCACGAGCGGTCTGGACCCCCAAAATTAACGCCTGCTGCCTCATCAATGAGGGACAAAACCTCATGCGCCGGTGTGGCTCCACCTTTAATTTCAGCATTGGGATCTCCAACCTCAACACCACCCATGGTGTCTTCTACATCATCGTCCTCTTCACCCGTCACGTCTGTCCCAAAAACCCTTTTAGCTGGCAGTAGACCAGATGACCGAGCGTCCTCGCCCCAGACACGCGCTCCGCCAGCTGCTGACCCTGGTCTTTTCCCAGCATCCTCGTCACCACCAGCAGCCCGCGAAGGCGTCACAATCCGACCTCCATCTACCCTACCTCTTCTAACCGCTCAAGCCTCCAGGACTGCACCCTTGTGTGCCCCTCCTGCTTTGGTGTCTCTGACCCCGTCGGTGGGTACGTCCTCTGGAGTGGTCCAGAGTTCTGACTCCGAGCAGCATCCTCCTAACGCCACTCCTCCCCGCGCGCCGAAGCGgtcgccgccgccaccgccgaaGTCCGAGCACCGCAGTCCGAGTGAGGAAAGGAAAGCGTCGGCCAGCGAACGAAACGGGACGCCAGAAgatcaccctcctcctcctcctccccaaatCACGCCATCACATACGGCGGAATCTACTGAGACTGATGCACCTGAAATTCAATCACCGAAACTCCTCACCGATCTTCCCGGGAGACCCCTGCAGACCACGGCCCCTGACAAGAGTAAACCAACCCCCCCTGAAAAGAACCACCCGATGGAGCGCACTCGAGTCACAATCTCTCCAGATCCCTACAGCAGAGAAGTAGAACCTCTGACGGACGACGACGAAGAAGGTTTTACCATTTCATATGCAATTGACGGCCCTGACAGCCCCGCGCCAATGTCGAGGTCTAGAATGAGCTCGAGCTCGAGCTCGAGCTCCATCCTCGAGTACGAGTCCTGCCCGCGCGACATCGTTCTGACCGACGACATCGTTTTGAGCGACGACAGCGTTCATCTGTACCATTTTGCGGCGTCGTTCGTCGGCGCGCCCCACGCAGAGGAGGAACCGCCTGCCGGGTTCGACGCCACCGGAGTGAGCAGCTGTTCGGCGGAAGACTTCCGGGGCGACACGTTGGACTCCGCCAGGGAAGGGGAAACGTCTGAGGCAGAGGAGGCCAAGGAGGGCTGTGCCGTCACTGGGGAACCTCTGCTGGAGTCCCTCTCTCGGATAGACGAGCCTTCTGGCATCTCAA GACCTGAAGCAGAGTCGAGTCCCGGAGGACACGATGCGTCAGACTCCGCCAGACGCATTAGCGTCAACACCACTGGCAGCGAGACCACGACTCCCCCGAGTTTTAAGATGAGAGACGAGAACTTCATCGCCTTCAGTACGCCCGCAGAGAGCCTCGCTGTGCACCCACTCCAAGCCGTGACGGATCCCATCGTGTCAGCGGGACTCCAAAAAACGCTGCGGAAACCGCGCAAACCTCGCACTCCAAAGGCCAAGTTGATTAAAAGCCCAG CTCCGGAGGAGGCCAAGCGGAAGCCTCGGGCTCGAACCCCGAAAGTGGAGAAGGTTGATGCCAACGAAGAGGGAGGCGACAAAGAGGCGGCAGTCAAgggcagaaagaggaaaaagtccCTCAAGGTGGACGGAAAGGAAACGTCTGACGCCAGCGGCGAGGCCGGGCCTCCCACGGGAGAGGTGGATCCCATCACGGCCACGATCGACGCGGTTCTGGCCAGCGCTTTAGCTTTCACCCCAACGGTCGTGAAAGCCAAGAAACGGGTCAAGAAACAAGACCAGCAGGGAAGTGGTGCAAAAACAGCCAAGCAAGATGGCGAAAAAACGGCCAacgacggcgaggacaatgATGACGACAGCTCCACTGCAG GTGAATCCACCAGACAGAGGAGGGTTGCAACGGAGGAGCAGGTTCAGTTCCCGATGGGACATGG TTGGAAGAGGGAGATTCGTGTGAAGAAAATAGAGGAGCGCATGAAGGGCGAAACCTGGTACTACACACCCTGCGGACGGAGGATGAAACAGTTCCCGGAGATAGTCAAG TACTTGAAGAAACACACGGACAGCGTGGTCGGCAGGGAACACTTCAGCTTCAGCCCGCGCATGCCCGTTGGAGATTTCTACGAAGAAAGAGAAACCGCTGAG GGTAAGCAGTGGATCCTCCTGGCCAACGAGGAGGTTCCCTCGATGATCATGGCGATCACGGGCCGGCGAGGTCGACCCCCGAACCCCGACAAAGAGAAACCGCGGCGGGTCCGTGCCCTGAAGGTGGGGCAGGCGCGGCGTCCCGGCAGACCCCCCAAACCCACGCTGATGGACCTCCTCAGCAAAGTCGACGCCAAGCTTTTGAAGCGCCTCGAGGCCAAAG AAGCTCTcacggaggaggaaaaggagaaactTGCGAAAATCAAGAAGAAACTGAAGAGAAAG GCCAGAATGAAGAGACGGGAGGATGCCAAGGTTAAGAAGATGAAAGTGGAGAAAAACAAGGCCAAG CTCGAGCAAGAGGCACAGGACCCAAAACCGAAGGCTGAGCCGGCCGACCCGACGGCCCCCCAGGCCGCGCAGCCGGCGTCGCCCGCCGAGCCCAAGAAACCGGGGCGCAGGAGGTCGGTGAAGGTAGAGGCCCCTCCGCCGCCGCAGCAGACCGACGAGGAGCGGATCGCTCAGGGCAAGAGGGTGCTGGGCGCCCGGAGCAAAGCCAAGGCCCTGGCCAAGGCCCAGGCGGAGGCCGAGGCGGCCGCTCAAGCGGCTCTGACCGCTAAGCGGGCGGCAGAGAGGAGGGCGCAGACCCAGAGACGCCTGGAGGAGCGGAAGAGGCAGCAGCTGATCgcggaggagctgaagaagccCATCGAGGACATGTGCCTCACTGACCACAAA CTCCTGCCGGAGCTGTCCCGTATCCCCGGGGTGGTTCTCTCTGGCAAAGCCTTCGCCCACTGCCTGGCTGTGGTGGAGTTTCTACATGGCTACGGGAAGATCATCGGCCTCAATATACCCAAGGACGTCCCCAGCCTCGCCACCCTGCAGGAGGGTCTCTTGGGCCTGGGCAACGGCCAGGGAGAAGTCCAGGACCTTCTGATCAAGCTGATGGAGGCGGCTCTCCTCGATCCAGGCCTGCCATCCTTTTATCAG TCAGTAAAGATCCTCGGCGACAAGCTGGTTGAAACGGAGCTGACTCGCAGCACCGTCTCCGAAGTGCTTCGAGTCTTCTTGGAATCTCACGGCTACGAGACGGACGTCTGCGACGCGCTGAGGACCAAGACGTTTCACGCCCTGCCTCCGGACACCAAGGCGGCCATCCTCGGCTTCCTGGTGGACGAGCTCAACAGCAGCAACGCTGTGACGAG TGACATTGACAACACATTAGAAAACATGGCAACTTACAGGAAGAACAAGTGGATCATCGAGGGGAAGCTACGCAA ACTGAAGGCAGCACTAGCGCGCCGCACGGGCCGCTCGGAGGAGGAGCTTTGCTTTGAGGAGAGGAGGCGCAGTGCCCgagtggcggaggaggagacccTCAGTCTGGAGGATGGCGGCCTGGTCTCTGAGAGAGGCAGCCGCCGTGTGCGCAAGGAAGAGCCCAAACTCAGTGAT AGTGAGAGTCCTACTAATGCCAGCATCCCAGAGCTCGAAAGGCAGATCGATAAGCTATCCAAG CGCCAAGCGTTTTTCCGGAAAAAGCTGCTACAGTCGTCTCATTCCATGCGTGCTGTGCTGCTGGGCCAGGACCGCTACCAGCGCCGGTACTTGGCCCTCCCGCACCTCGGGGGAGTCGTGGTCGAAGGGCCAGAGGAGCTTTTGA CTTCTGGAGAAGTCCTTGTAGCCGAGGTTCCCGTCACCTTCCTCAAGAAGGAGCCCAAAGTGGAGGAGATCCCCACGCCCACCACTCCCCCGCCTACTCTaccgtcctccccctcctctgctaCCTCCGTGCAGCCCCAGAACTCTTGCACGGAGGACGACAGCCTCCCCGGCACGGCGTCCCTCATGAGCACGCCCAGAGGTCGGGGGCGGCCCCGAAAAATCAAGCCAGAAGTGGAGCTACACCTGCGCACGGCGAAGATCCGCCGCCGGCGCCGGAGCAGCGCCAGGTCGCCCGGCGGGGACGCGGGGCCTGGGTCGCCCGGCGGCGCCCCGCAAAACCTCACGCAGGCCGCTTTCCAGAGCTGGCTCAGCCAATCGCAGGACGCGGCGgcgaccaccaccaccaccaccaacggCGCCACATGCGCGGCGGCCGGCGACGCCCCGGAGGGGAATCGCCCCGAGGAGAGCGTGAAGGAGGTGGCGGAGAAGCAGGGGCAGTGGTTCAACCTGCTCCCCAAACAGCCGTGCGACGAGGACTCCCTGACCGCGAGTCAGATCCCCGGCTCGCCCCCTAAGCTCCTCCCCCAGCCGGCGGGCGCTCCGCCCGCGATCGCCGCTCCACTCGCGCAG CCGGACCCGCCCTTGCCGAGCCTGACCGCCGCTGACCTCTCGACCCCGGCAGCACCGCAGGAAGTCCCCCCTGCGCTACCTGCCGCTGCAGCGCCACCGCTCCCCGAGCTTCTTCAGGCTCCCGCTGCTCCCGCCGCGCCCCCCCCGACTACCCCCGCCAAGCCGACGCGCAGGCGGAGGAGAGGCAGCCGAGGCAGCAGCCCGGCTCGCAGGGGGGCGAGAGGAGCAGCGGCCAAGCGCCGCGGCCGCCCCCCCAGCTCCGTGTTCCAGGAGCTCGAGCAGCTGTACTTCACCCAACTGGTGGTCAAGCCGATACCAGCGT caaTGGTGCGCGGCTGGTGGTGGATCAAGGACCCAGAGGAACTGTATAGCACCTTACAGGCCCTCCATCCAAGGGGCATCAGGGAgaaggttctccacaaacatttaGCCAAACACATGGAGAGTTTAGCCGAGATGTGCAACAAGCCAATCGACG ACCCTATATTTGAGTCCAAGGCAGACGAGAaggacctgctgctggaggctctgCAGCAGCCTTGGCAGGTGCAGGAGAAAGCGATGGAGACCGATGTTTGCGCCCTGCAGTGGGTGGAGGACCTGGAGCAGCGGGTTGTTGCAGCCGACCTCCATCTCAAG GCGGCCCCTCAGAGCGCGGTGAACGAGGCCGAGTCCAACGCAGAGACACCGATGGCTGAATTCCAG CCCTACACGATCCCAGACCCCGACTCCACGCGCGGCGACCTGCAGTACTACGAGCACGACGCCGACCCGCGCGATGACTGGATCGTGCGGACCAAGAAGGAGTGGTCCGGCCTGCCGCGCGTCGCCACGCACCCCGTGGACCTGGCGGTGCTGCGGCTGGCCAACCTCGAGCGGAACATCGAGAGGCGCTACCTGAAGGAGCCGCTCTGGAACCCGGCCGAGGTGATGCGCCTCGCCCCGCTGACGCCCACCCCTGGAGAAGAGCATCCCATGGATGTCTTCAG TCTGGAAAGCGAGATCACGTCCCGGCTACGAACATGGCGGCAGGCTCTCGACCGCTGCCGCAGCGCCCCCCAGGTCTGTCTGTGTTTACTGCAGCTGGAGAAGGCCATTGCATGGGAGAGATCTGTCACTAAAGTG aatTGCCAGGTctgcagggagggagacaaCGACGACCTCCTCCTGCTGTGTGACGGCTGTGATCGCGGCTGCCACATGTACTGCCTGAGGCCCAAGATCACCCAGGTGCCGGAGGGGGACTGGTTTTGTCCTACCTGCGTCGCCAAG GACGAGTGTGACGTGCAGCGCTGGTCCAAGACCAGGACCCGGGTGAAGAAGCGGCGATACGAGGACGACAGCTCCGAGGACGAGACGTCGGCGCGGCGGAGCGGCAGCGGCGGTGGCATGGCGACGCGGTTCAAGGAGGCGGCGACGCCGCCCTCGTCCGCCCGCCACTCCGGGGAGGGAAGCGCCGCTAAGCGCCGCCGCATGACGACCCGCAACCAGCCCGACCTCACGTTCTGCGA GATCATTCTAATGGAGATGGAGGCTCACTCGGAGGCCTGGCCGTTCCTTGAACCCGTCAACCCCCGACTGGTCCCGGGCTACCGCCGCGTCGTCAAAAACCCCATGGACTTCCTCACCAtgagagagaagctgctgcagggagG